One Entomomonas asaccharolytica DNA segment encodes these proteins:
- the hemG gene encoding menaquinone-dependent protoporphyrinogen IX dehydrogenase, translating to MKNALLLYSTIEGQTLKIMERIAKHLSEVSPEISYDLYNIEEALPINLNDYETILIGGSIRYGHFRKPLLQFIEQNTALLNSKKTAFFCVCVTARKAGKDTPEGSVYARKLFQKIQWQPNLKGVFAGALYYPRYNWFDRTMIRLIMWLGGEKNHDMTQNYSYTNWHKVDDFAQQFSSLVIE from the coding sequence ATGAAAAATGCATTACTACTTTATTCCACTATTGAAGGGCAGACTTTAAAAATAATGGAAAGAATAGCAAAACATCTGAGTGAAGTATCACCAGAGATTAGCTATGATCTTTACAATATTGAAGAAGCATTACCTATAAATTTAAACGATTATGAAACGATATTAATAGGCGGCTCTATTCGTTATGGCCATTTTAGAAAGCCATTACTGCAATTTATTGAGCAAAATACCGCTCTTTTAAATAGTAAAAAAACAGCTTTCTTTTGTGTCTGTGTCACCGCAAGAAAAGCGGGTAAAGATACACCAGAGGGCAGCGTTTATGCGCGTAAACTTTTTCAAAAAATACAATGGCAACCTAATTTAAAAGGCGTCTTTGCAGGGGCATTATATTATCCAAGATATAATTGGTTTGATCGAACAATGATTCGTTTAATTATGTGGTTAGGTGGCGAGAAAAATCACGATATGACGCAAAATTATAGTTATACCAACTGGCATAAAGTAGATGATTTTGCCCAACAGTTTTCTTCACTAGTTATAGAGTAA
- a CDS encoding inorganic phosphate transporter: MLEIFQNTSAWLLIGLFLALLFVLFFEFINGFHDTANAVATVIYTNSMPAKTAVVMSGIFNFLGVLLGGVGVAYAIVHLLPVELLVDSHYGLIMVFSIVASAIAWNLGTWYFGIPASSSHALIGSILGVALANALIKEIPLGQGVNWQKAIDIAISLVVSPLAGFAIAGIFLLILKFRFPKSKMHQTPEKRKEVKAKKKPPFWNRVVLILSAMGVSFVHGSNDGQKGIGLVMLVLISFVPQYFVLDLKSSTYQIERTRDAAIHLNNLFIRNQEKLSPILSLTIQTTPLTDEFKCIPSVTGTIFHDLNKTLVGVRDYKELTDEQRILTRHYILCIDDIAKNVTKASILNAEDEGNVTRLRNDLRATTEYAPLWVIFAVALALGTGTMIGWRRVVFTVGEKIGKQGMTYAQGMCAQITAIIAIGAANLFSLPVSTTHILSSGVAGTMVANKSGLQKATVVNIALAWVLTLPAVIVMGAVFFWISALFI; encoded by the coding sequence ATGTTAGAAATCTTTCAGAATACTAGTGCTTGGCTGCTAATCGGCTTATTTCTTGCTCTTCTTTTTGTTTTATTCTTTGAGTTTATAAATGGTTTTCATGATACCGCTAATGCTGTAGCTACAGTTATTTATACTAACTCTATGCCAGCTAAAACAGCCGTTGTGATGTCAGGTATATTTAATTTTCTAGGCGTATTATTAGGTGGGGTTGGAGTTGCTTATGCGATTGTCCATTTATTACCTGTTGAACTATTAGTAGACTCTCACTATGGCCTAATTATGGTATTTTCCATTGTGGCTTCTGCTATTGCTTGGAATTTAGGCACTTGGTATTTTGGTATCCCTGCTTCTAGTTCACATGCTTTAATTGGCTCTATCCTCGGTGTAGCTTTAGCCAATGCACTTATAAAAGAAATACCTCTTGGACAAGGTGTTAATTGGCAAAAAGCTATTGATATCGCCATCTCATTAGTTGTTTCACCATTAGCAGGCTTTGCTATAGCAGGCATTTTTCTATTAATACTGAAATTTCGCTTCCCTAAATCAAAAATGCACCAAACGCCTGAAAAAAGAAAAGAAGTTAAGGCAAAAAAGAAACCGCCTTTCTGGAACCGTGTGGTACTAATCTTATCCGCTATGGGAGTTAGCTTTGTACATGGTTCAAACGATGGCCAAAAAGGTATTGGTCTGGTAATGCTGGTTTTGATTAGCTTTGTTCCTCAATACTTTGTGCTAGACCTTAAAAGCTCAACTTATCAAATAGAAAGAACGCGTGACGCAGCAATCCATTTAAATAACCTTTTTATACGTAATCAAGAAAAACTCTCTCCTATCCTATCGCTTACTATTCAAACCACTCCGCTGACTGATGAATTTAAATGTATACCGAGTGTGACAGGAACGATATTCCATGATTTAAATAAAACCTTGGTTGGTGTTAGAGATTATAAAGAGCTTACTGATGAACAACGTATTTTGACCCGTCACTATATTCTTTGTATTGATGATATTGCTAAAAATGTAACAAAAGCCTCTATTTTAAATGCTGAAGATGAGGGTAATGTCACACGTTTAAGAAATGATCTACGTGCTACCACGGAATATGCACCTTTATGGGTAATTTTTGCAGTTGCTTTAGCCCTTGGCACTGGTACAATGATCGGCTGGCGACGTGTCGTATTTACTGTGGGTGAAAAGATTGGTAAACAAGGTATGACGTATGCCCAAGGTATGTGTGCGCAAATTACAGCAATTATAGCAATTGGTGCAGCTAACTTATTCAGCTTACCTGTATCTACTACGCATATTTTATCTTCTGGTGTTGCTGGTACAATGGTAGCGAATAAATCAGGGCTACAAAAAGCAACCGTAGTTAACATTGCACTAGCATGGGTATTAACATTACCTGCTGTTATTGTTATGGGTGCTGTGTTCTTTTGGATTAGCGCTCTTTTCATATGA
- a CDS encoding DUF4952 domain-containing protein: MKLVSYSLLIIMALLVDCSHSSSHTKLPQSPCGDFLAMFNHKPKALVFQSCEVKYDRQAKPAIASYKVSGEQAAVIEQFLT, encoded by the coding sequence ATGAAATTAGTTAGTTATAGTTTATTAATTATTATGGCTTTGTTAGTAGATTGTAGTCACTCATCTAGCCACACTAAATTGCCACAATCACCATGTGGCGATTTTTTAGCAATGTTTAATCATAAGCCTAAAGCGCTAGTGTTTCAATCTTGTGAGGTAAAGTATGATAGACAAGCTAAACCAGCTATTGCTAGCTATAAAGTTTCAGGAGAGCAGGCAGCTGTAATTGAACAATTTCTTACCTGA
- the sixA gene encoding phosphohistidine phosphatase SixA, with protein MNLWLLRHGEAEFRITTDAARNLTEDGEQEVLTTAQKLQNRPIDIILHSPYKRAIQTAMLVCRAIGYKGKIEEVDWITPEDNAQLVIKKLDNYQGKNILIVSHQPLLGILAALLTEGSPQFPLSLSTAELIHLEGEAICLAGMQVAK; from the coding sequence ATGAATCTTTGGCTGCTAAGACATGGTGAAGCAGAGTTTAGAATAACAACTGATGCTGCGCGTAATCTAACTGAAGATGGCGAGCAAGAGGTATTAACCACTGCACAAAAATTACAAAATAGACCAATTGATATTATTTTACATAGCCCCTACAAGCGAGCTATTCAAACGGCTATGCTCGTCTGTAGAGCAATAGGTTATAAGGGTAAAATAGAGGAGGTTGATTGGATTACGCCTGAAGATAATGCTCAGCTAGTGATAAAAAAACTAGATAATTATCAAGGTAAAAACATTCTGATCGTTAGCCATCAACCTCTATTAGGTATTTTAGCTGCGCTATTGACAGAGGGTAGCCCACAGTTTCCCTTATCATTGAGTACAGCAGAGCTTATCCATTTAGAAGGTGAAGCAATTTGTCTAGCTGGTATGCAAGTGGCTAAATAG
- the sthA gene encoding Si-specific NAD(P)(+) transhydrogenase has product MIYNFDVVVLGSGPAGEGAAINACKAGKKVAVVENRGVVGGGCTHLGTIPSKALRHSVMQIMDFNTNPMFRAIGEPRWFSFPDVLKNAQKIIDRQVNSRTGYYARNRIAVFFGQGRFVDDHTVEVSCNSGTVERLIAKEIIIATGSRPYRPVDVDFNHPRIYDSDTILKLNHTPRRLIIYGAGVIGCEYASIFSGLGVLVDLIDNRDRLLSYLDEEISDSLSYHFSNSNVMIRHNEEYEKIEGIEHGVILHLKSGKKIKADALLWSNGRTGNTDGLGLENIGLKANSRGQIHVDENYRTEIPHIYGAGDVIGWPSLASAAYDQGRSAASNIAEEGSGRYVDDVPTGIYTIPEISCVGKTEQELTKDKVPYEVGKAFFKSMARAQIANQRAGVLKVLFHRDTLEILGVHCFGYQASEIVHIGQAIMNQPGEQNNLRYFINNTFNYPTMAEAYRVAAFDGLNRLFKI; this is encoded by the coding sequence ATGATTTATAACTTTGATGTTGTAGTGCTAGGCAGTGGTCCAGCAGGTGAAGGGGCTGCTATTAACGCATGTAAGGCAGGCAAAAAAGTAGCTGTCGTTGAAAACAGAGGTGTGGTTGGTGGTGGTTGTACTCATTTGGGCACAATACCTTCAAAAGCACTACGTCACTCAGTTATGCAAATTATGGATTTTAATACTAATCCTATGTTCCGTGCGATTGGTGAACCACGTTGGTTTTCTTTTCCTGATGTGCTGAAAAATGCACAAAAAATCATCGATCGTCAGGTAAATTCGCGTACAGGTTATTATGCCCGTAATCGTATCGCTGTTTTTTTTGGTCAAGGCCGTTTTGTTGACGATCATACTGTAGAAGTTTCGTGTAACTCAGGTACTGTAGAGCGTTTAATTGCTAAAGAAATTATTATAGCAACAGGTTCTCGCCCATATCGCCCTGTGGATGTGGATTTTAATCACCCACGCATTTATGACAGCGATACCATTTTAAAATTAAATCATACACCCCGTCGTTTAATTATTTATGGAGCAGGGGTGATTGGCTGTGAATATGCCTCTATCTTTAGTGGTTTAGGGGTGCTTGTTGACTTGATTGACAATCGAGATCGCTTATTAAGCTATTTAGATGAAGAAATATCAGATTCTTTAAGTTATCACTTTAGTAACTCTAATGTAATGATTCGACATAATGAAGAATATGAAAAAATTGAAGGGATTGAACACGGTGTAATCTTACATTTGAAATCAGGCAAGAAAATTAAAGCAGATGCTTTATTATGGAGTAATGGTAGAACGGGTAATACAGATGGGTTAGGCCTAGAAAATATCGGTTTAAAAGCCAATAGTCGTGGTCAAATTCATGTGGATGAAAATTATCGTACCGAGATTCCTCATATTTATGGCGCGGGCGATGTAATTGGTTGGCCTAGTTTAGCCAGTGCGGCATATGATCAAGGACGTTCTGCTGCTTCCAATATAGCTGAAGAAGGAAGTGGCCGTTATGTGGATGATGTGCCTACAGGAATTTATACCATTCCAGAAATTAGTTGTGTGGGTAAAACAGAGCAAGAATTAACTAAAGATAAAGTGCCTTATGAAGTGGGAAAAGCTTTTTTCAAGAGTATGGCACGCGCTCAAATTGCTAATCAAAGAGCAGGTGTTTTAAAGGTATTATTCCACCGCGATACCTTAGAAATTTTAGGTGTGCATTGTTTTGGTTATCAAGCCTCAGAAATTGTTCATATTGGTCAAGCTATTATGAATCAACCAGGCGAGCAAAATAATCTGCGTTATTTTATCAATAATACCTTTAACTATCCAACGATGGCTGAAGCCTATCGGGTAGCTGCATTTGATGGATTAAATAGATTATTTAAGATTTAA
- a CDS encoding replication-associated recombination protein A → MDLFANAISPVQPLAARLRATNLDEYVGQEHLLAHGKPLRDALEHGALHSMIFWGPPGVGKTTLAKLLANVSNAHFETLSAVLSGVKEIRQAVEIAKQQLAYGKPTLLFVDEVHRFNKSQQDAFLPYIEDGTFIFIGATTENPSFELNNALLSRARVYILKPLDEPALKKLVERALTEEKGLGNRQLKLPEDSLQLLLTAADGDGRRVLNLLENAADLIEDGGTISTKLLLDLLTNSLRRFDKGGEAFYDQISALHKSVRGSNPDAALYWLCRMLDGGCDPLYLARRIVRMASEDIGNADPRALNLCLAAWEVQERLGSPEGELALAQAIVYLASAPKSNAVYMAYNTAKRAVKEYGSLDVPLHLRNAPTKLMKELGYGDEYRYAHDEPDAFAAGEDYFPEEIEPQQFYYPTPRGLEAKIKEKLVYLKELDKNSPKKRRK, encoded by the coding sequence ATGGATCTATTTGCAAATGCTATTTCACCTGTTCAACCCCTTGCTGCTCGCTTAAGAGCAACTAATTTAGACGAGTATGTTGGACAGGAGCATTTGCTTGCGCACGGTAAACCATTAAGAGATGCCCTAGAGCATGGCGCATTACACTCCATGATTTTTTGGGGGCCGCCAGGTGTTGGCAAAACTACCCTAGCCAAACTGCTAGCCAATGTCTCGAATGCTCATTTTGAAACCCTTTCAGCAGTATTATCAGGTGTCAAAGAAATCCGCCAAGCTGTAGAAATTGCTAAACAGCAATTAGCTTATGGCAAGCCCACCCTACTCTTTGTAGATGAAGTACATCGGTTTAATAAAAGCCAACAAGATGCTTTTTTACCCTATATTGAAGATGGTACTTTTATCTTTATTGGAGCCACTACTGAAAACCCTTCTTTTGAACTAAATAATGCATTGCTTTCTCGTGCGCGAGTCTATATATTAAAACCTTTAGACGAACCTGCCTTAAAAAAATTAGTTGAAAGAGCTTTAACTGAAGAAAAAGGTTTAGGTAATAGACAACTGAAGTTGCCTGAAGATAGTTTACAACTCCTATTAACAGCCGCTGATGGTGATGGCCGTAGAGTGCTTAACTTGCTTGAAAATGCGGCAGATTTAATAGAAGATGGCGGCACTATTAGTACAAAGCTATTACTAGACTTACTTACCAATAGCTTAAGACGCTTTGATAAGGGAGGTGAAGCTTTTTATGACCAAATCTCTGCTCTACATAAGTCCGTACGTGGCTCTAATCCTGATGCGGCACTTTATTGGTTATGCCGTATGCTTGATGGTGGTTGTGATCCGCTATATCTAGCTCGTCGGATTGTGCGTATGGCCAGTGAAGATATTGGTAATGCTGATCCTCGAGCGCTAAATCTATGTTTAGCGGCATGGGAAGTACAAGAAAGACTGGGTAGCCCAGAAGGTGAATTAGCACTGGCACAAGCAATAGTATATCTAGCCTCTGCCCCAAAAAGTAATGCTGTCTATATGGCTTACAATACAGCTAAAAGAGCTGTTAAAGAATATGGCTCGCTTGATGTACCACTGCATCTGCGTAACGCTCCTACCAAACTAATGAAAGAATTAGGTTATGGGGATGAATACCGTTATGCCCATGATGAACCTGATGCTTTTGCTGCTGGTGAAGATTATTTTCCAGAAGAAATAGAACCACAACAATTCTATTACCCAACACCTCGTGGTTTAGAAGCTAAAATTAAAGAAAAATTAGTCTATTTAAAAGAGCTTGATAAAAATAGCCCTAAAAAACGACGTAAATAG
- a CDS encoding secretin N-terminal domain-containing protein, whose amino-acid sequence MMANTIQKIIICLGFMGITSYSLAEIEFIDLYNRSPEEISPVINNNFPNIPVSKYGNQLVINGTPSENQQIRELVAQLDTPARRLLITLDTGDSSQSSQQGIQAKGHIQLGSTNSIHGRAKIDQRNTTNNSNSIKQLMVNEGSPTMIQVGQLVPINYTVPDRYGRPVVTTQYQEVMQNLYVTAQVVGQQVFVNVNSQNDRFSQTTGNINQQAINTRVSGALGSWISIGSLQDSNNYNSQGITGYSQRSGVSNTAIRLKVDLAN is encoded by the coding sequence ATGATGGCAAATACTATTCAGAAAATAATTATCTGTCTTGGTTTTATGGGCATAACCAGCTATTCACTAGCAGAAATTGAATTTATTGACCTTTATAATCGTTCGCCAGAAGAAATTTCACCCGTTATTAATAATAATTTCCCAAATATACCTGTTAGTAAATATGGTAATCAGTTAGTTATTAATGGCACTCCAAGCGAAAATCAACAAATAAGAGAGTTGGTGGCGCAATTAGACACGCCAGCGCGCCGCCTGCTTATTACGCTAGATACAGGTGATAGCAGCCAATCTAGCCAACAAGGTATACAAGCTAAAGGACATATTCAGTTAGGTAGTACCAATTCTATTCATGGACGCGCAAAAATTGATCAAAGAAATACCACTAATAACAGTAACTCCATTAAACAATTAATGGTTAACGAAGGATCACCCACAATGATTCAAGTTGGACAACTGGTTCCCATTAACTATACCGTACCTGATCGTTATGGACGGCCTGTAGTAACTACACAATATCAAGAAGTCATGCAGAATTTATATGTAACAGCTCAAGTAGTTGGTCAACAGGTTTTTGTTAATGTGAATAGTCAAAATGATCGTTTTTCACAAACCACGGGTAATATAAATCAACAAGCAATTAATACACGGGTATCGGGGGCATTAGGCAGTTGGATCAGTATTGGTTCTTTACAGGATAGTAACAATTATAATAGTCAAGGTATCACTGGTTACTCACAACGCTCAGGCGTTAGTAATACAGCGATAAGACTAAAAGTTGATTTAGCAAATTAA
- a CDS encoding DNA translocase FtsK, translating to MKQTTEENSILSLSFWRQQAIARSLEVLLIFLVLVGVYWLLTLLTCSPNDPTFNKTASYIEISNIGGITGAKTASLCFFLFGYIAYLLPILLIAKSIQIFYHRKQINIKNFWLLGYRFFGLLLIVFSACILAHQHFATNSILQAVGIASGGGIIGDSIGTLFLSSLSNQLSTLISLLCFCIGLTVFLKFSWLTLVDFVGKFTIDLYELLAIKLNQWWQKRSDKKQIRRNLRDVDEQINEVVAPVVADKQEQQKIRENLIKRQESLANYMSKQEERPAVKVNKPTPTKTAEPSKRVLKEKQAPLFEDTGDPLPPFSLLDPAEKKQRSFSAESLEAMSRLLEIKLKEFGVEVTVVDVHPGPVITRFEIELAPGIKVSRISNLAKDLARSLAVLSVRVVEVIPGKTTVGIEIPNEDRQIVRLSEVITSEAYDQQKSPVTLALGQDIGGEPVITDLAKMPHLLVAGTTGSGKSVGVNAMILSILFKSTPEQARLIMIDPKMLELSIYEGIPHLLCPVVTDMKEAANSLRWCVAEMERRYKLMAKMGVRNIAGYNRKIKDALEAGEGIEDPLYKRESVDDEPPLLKHLPIIVVVVDEFADMMMIVGKKVEELIARIAQKARAAGIHLILATQRPSVDVITGLIKANIPTRMAFQVSSKIDSRTILDQGGAEQLLGHGDMLYLPPGTGLPIRVHGAFVSDDEVHRVVEAWKQRGEPDYEEAILNGIEESIGYSDSNGDSGSSEDDDPLYDEAVRFVTESRRASISSVQRKLKIGYNRAARMIEAMEDAGVVTAMSSNGSREVLAPPPVRD from the coding sequence TTGAAACAAACAACAGAAGAAAACTCAATATTATCTTTAAGCTTTTGGCGACAACAAGCCATAGCAAGGTCTTTAGAAGTACTACTTATTTTTTTAGTGCTAGTAGGCGTGTATTGGCTTTTAACGCTATTAACTTGCAGCCCGAATGATCCTACCTTTAATAAAACGGCTAGTTATATAGAAATAAGTAATATTGGTGGTATTACAGGGGCAAAAACAGCCAGTCTTTGTTTCTTTTTATTTGGCTATATTGCTTATCTTTTGCCTATTTTACTTATCGCTAAATCCATACAGATTTTTTATCATCGTAAACAGATTAATATTAAAAACTTCTGGTTATTAGGCTACCGTTTCTTTGGTTTACTGCTAATCGTTTTTAGTGCTTGTATTCTAGCACACCAGCATTTTGCGACTAATAGCATTTTACAAGCTGTAGGTATTGCAAGTGGTGGTGGCATTATTGGCGACTCGATAGGAACCTTATTCTTATCCTCGCTTTCAAACCAATTATCAACCTTAATCTCTTTACTGTGTTTTTGTATTGGTTTAACGGTTTTTTTAAAGTTTTCTTGGCTTACACTGGTTGATTTTGTTGGCAAATTCACTATTGACTTGTATGAGCTATTGGCTATTAAACTCAATCAATGGTGGCAAAAGCGTTCTGACAAAAAACAAATTAGACGTAATCTGCGCGATGTTGATGAGCAGATCAATGAAGTAGTAGCGCCTGTTGTCGCTGACAAACAAGAGCAACAAAAAATTCGTGAGAACCTCATTAAACGCCAAGAGTCCTTGGCAAATTATATGAGTAAACAAGAAGAACGCCCTGCGGTTAAAGTTAATAAACCAACGCCTACTAAAACAGCTGAACCTAGTAAGCGTGTTTTAAAAGAAAAACAAGCCCCTCTGTTTGAAGATACAGGTGATCCTTTACCACCTTTCTCATTGCTTGACCCTGCTGAGAAAAAACAACGGAGTTTTTCGGCTGAATCCTTAGAAGCGATGTCTCGTTTGCTTGAAATCAAACTCAAAGAGTTCGGTGTAGAGGTTACTGTAGTTGATGTACATCCTGGCCCTGTGATTACTCGCTTTGAGATTGAGCTTGCGCCTGGTATAAAAGTTAGTCGTATCTCAAATTTAGCCAAAGATTTAGCACGCTCACTGGCTGTATTAAGTGTACGTGTGGTAGAAGTTATTCCAGGTAAAACTACCGTGGGTATTGAAATACCTAATGAAGACCGACAAATTGTACGTCTTTCTGAAGTGATTACCTCCGAAGCTTATGACCAGCAAAAATCACCTGTTACCCTAGCCTTAGGTCAAGATATTGGCGGTGAACCTGTTATTACTGACTTAGCTAAAATGCCTCATTTATTGGTTGCAGGTACTACAGGCTCAGGTAAGTCAGTAGGCGTTAATGCCATGATTCTCTCTATTCTGTTCAAATCCACTCCTGAACAGGCTAGGTTAATTATGATTGACCCCAAAATGTTAGAACTTTCAATCTATGAAGGTATTCCCCACCTACTCTGCCCTGTTGTAACGGATATGAAAGAAGCTGCCAACTCATTACGTTGGTGTGTGGCAGAAATGGAGCGCCGTTATAAATTAATGGCAAAAATGGGCGTACGTAATATTGCTGGCTATAATCGTAAGATTAAAGATGCTTTAGAAGCAGGTGAAGGGATTGAAGATCCTCTTTATAAACGTGAATCTGTAGATGATGAACCGCCCTTACTAAAACATCTGCCTATTATTGTGGTTGTGGTAGACGAATTTGCCGATATGATGATGATCGTAGGCAAAAAAGTTGAAGAACTAATTGCTCGAATTGCGCAAAAGGCACGTGCCGCTGGTATCCATTTAATTCTAGCCACACAACGTCCTTCGGTAGATGTGATTACTGGTTTAATTAAAGCCAATATTCCTACTCGTATGGCATTCCAAGTGTCTAGCAAAATTGATTCGCGTACTATTCTAGATCAAGGCGGTGCTGAACAATTACTAGGTCATGGTGATATGCTTTATTTACCACCAGGTACAGGTCTTCCTATACGTGTTCATGGTGCATTTGTTTCTGATGATGAAGTACATCGTGTTGTAGAAGCATGGAAACAACGTGGCGAGCCTGACTACGAAGAAGCTATTTTAAATGGTATTGAAGAGTCCATTGGTTACTCAGATAGTAATGGCGACAGTGGCTCTAGTGAAGATGACGACCCACTTTATGATGAAGCTGTACGTTTTGTTACAGAATCGAGACGCGCCTCTATTTCATCTGTACAAAGAAAGCTTAAAATAGGCTATAACCGTGCTGCTCGGATGATCGAGGCAATGGAAGACGCAGGCGTTGTAACTGCAATGAGTTCAAATGGCTCACGGGAAGTGCTAGCACCACCTCCTGTCCGTGATTAA
- the lolA gene encoding outer membrane lipoprotein chaperone LolA: MKILRTFFFTAITLFAFHNVAIAATEQQSINELSKLLDQAQSMTGNFTQVTLDATGTRLQETNGELALKRPGLFRWHTSAPQEQLLISDNQKIWLYDPDLMQLTIQKMDQRMSHTPALLLSGNVSEIQKNFIISSKTTGKLQTFVLVPKDKESLFNSLTLTFNDKTVNGMQLVDNVGQRTNITFQNIKMNVPVDSKLFKFDPPEGTDVIEE; the protein is encoded by the coding sequence ATGAAAATTTTACGTACTTTCTTTTTTACTGCTATCACCCTATTTGCTTTTCATAATGTAGCAATAGCAGCAACTGAACAACAAAGTATCAATGAGCTTTCTAAATTATTAGACCAAGCACAAAGTATGACAGGTAATTTCACACAAGTTACTTTAGATGCTACAGGTACTCGTTTACAGGAAACCAATGGTGAGTTGGCACTTAAAAGACCTGGCTTATTTCGCTGGCATACCAGTGCCCCACAAGAGCAACTATTAATTTCTGATAACCAAAAAATCTGGTTATATGATCCTGATTTAATGCAATTAACCATTCAAAAAATGGATCAACGTATGAGTCATACCCCTGCTCTATTGTTATCAGGTAATGTTTCAGAAATACAAAAGAACTTTATAATCTCCTCTAAAACAACAGGTAAATTACAAACTTTTGTGTTAGTACCTAAAGATAAAGAAAGTTTATTTAATAGCTTAACCTTAACTTTTAATGATAAAACGGTTAACGGTATGCAGCTTGTTGATAATGTAGGGCAACGTACTAATATTACCTTTCAAAATATTAAAATGAATGTACCTGTTGATAGCAAACTATTTAAGTTTGACCCACCAGAAGGTACAGACGTTATCGAAGAGTAA
- a CDS encoding LLM class flavin-dependent oxidoreductase — protein sequence MIPFSILDLCPILQNGSPAQAFADTVELAQHAEKLNFKRFWLAEHHNMPGIASAATPLVISLVASATKQIRVGSGGVMLPNHAPLVIAEQFGTLATLYPDRIDLGIGRAPGTDSLTASALRRNLETEIENFPEDVLELRYFLQPKQPNQKVAAIPGESTQIPIWLLGSSLFSSGLAADFSMPFAFASHFAPDLLLPAIDLYKSRFQPSSELAEPYIMAGVVVIVADTDEEAQYHFSSMQHQTAAIYRGSPIPLPPPNQDITSICSSIELASVQHSLAEAIVGSPETVQVKLERFIKKTQVNELIITSRIYEREARLNSLAKIAEIRDSL from the coding sequence ATGATTCCATTTTCAATTTTAGACCTATGCCCAATCTTACAGAATGGCAGTCCTGCACAAGCATTTGCAGATACTGTTGAGCTGGCACAACACGCAGAGAAATTAAATTTTAAGCGTTTTTGGTTAGCAGAGCACCATAATATGCCTGGTATTGCTAGTGCTGCAACACCCTTAGTTATTAGTCTTGTCGCCAGTGCTACTAAACAGATTAGGGTAGGTTCTGGTGGAGTTATGTTACCTAATCATGCCCCGTTAGTGATAGCAGAACAATTTGGTACATTAGCAACCCTTTACCCTGACCGAATTGATTTAGGTATTGGCCGTGCACCAGGTACTGATTCACTGACGGCTTCAGCATTGAGACGTAATTTAGAGACAGAAATAGAAAACTTTCCAGAAGACGTCTTAGAATTAAGGTATTTTTTACAACCTAAACAGCCTAATCAGAAAGTAGCTGCTATTCCTGGGGAAAGCACGCAAATACCTATTTGGCTATTAGGTTCTAGCCTTTTTAGCTCAGGACTAGCCGCTGATTTCAGCATGCCTTTCGCTTTTGCCTCACATTTTGCGCCCGATTTATTGCTGCCAGCCATCGACTTATATAAAAGTCGTTTTCAACCCTCTAGTGAGCTTGCAGAGCCTTATATTATGGCTGGTGTAGTGGTTATTGTGGCAGATACAGACGAAGAAGCACAATATCACTTCTCATCCATGCAACATCAAACAGCAGCTATATATAGAGGAAGTCCAATACCACTGCCACCCCCTAACCAAGATATTACCTCCATTTGTTCTAGTATTGAATTAGCTAGCGTACAGCATTCTTTAGCAGAAGCTATTGTAGGTTCGCCTGAAACAGTTCAAGTAAAACTTGAACGCTTTATCAAAAAAACACAGGTTAATGAATTAATAATAACCTCCCGTATCTACGAACGTGAGGCACGCTTAAATTCATTGGCCAAGATAGCTGAAATCCGTGATTCTCTATAA